CTGCGTGAGCCCGTGCCGCCCGACCAGTTCGAACGCCACCGACGTCCAGAACGCCGAGAACGCCCCGAACATCAACGCCTGGCACACCGCCCGGCGCCGCAACGCGGGTTCCTCCCGGGCCAGTGTGAGGATCGACCCCATCAACCGGGCATAACCCTCGTCGTGCGTCGGGCGGCGGTGGGGGAGCATCCGGCGCGCCGCGACCGCCACCACCAGCATCAGCACCGCCGACACGAAGTAGATCGTCCGCCACCCGAACGCCCCCGCGACCAGGCTGGACAATGTCCGCGCCAGCAGGATCCCCAGCAGCAGACCGGTCATGACCGTGCCGACGAACCGGCCGCGCTGCTCCTCCGGCGCGAGGTGCGCGGCGAACGGGATGAGGATCTGCGCCACCACCGACGTCACGCCGATCAGCACCGACGCCGCCAGGAACACCCCGAACACCGGCGCCACGGCCGCGACCACCAGCGCCAGCGCGGTGAACACCAGCGTGCGCGACGCCAGCGCCCGGTTCTCCACCAGGTCGCCGAGCGGCATCAGCAACGCGAGCCCGGCCGCGTAACCCAGCTGCGTCAACGTCACCACCAGTGCGGCGCTGCCCTGGCTCACCCCGAACGCGGTCGCGATCTCGGTCAGCAGTGGCTGCGCGTAGTACAGGTTGGCCACCGTGGCGCCGCACGAGAACGCGAGCACCACCATGATCAGCCGCAGGTTGCGGATTTCCGGCATGACAGTGCGGACACCACACACGGCCGGTGCATTCCCGGTGTGAGACCGTTCACCCGGGAAACCCGGCAAACGAGTCCTAAGCGGACCGCACCCGCAGCCCGTCGAAGGCCACGGCCGCCACCGTCTCCGCCAGCTCGTCGCCGCTCTGCCCGCCGCGCGGCCGGTACCACTCGATCAGCGAGTTGACCATGCCGAACAACAGCCGCGCCGCGGTCGGCGGATCGATGTCCGGCCGCAGGTCGCCCTCGTCGACGGCCTTGGTGACCAGTTCGGACACGATGTGGTCGAACTCACGACGACGGGCCAGCGCGTCCCGCTCCACCTTCGTGTTGCCGCGCACCCGCAGCAGCAGCGTCACGAACGGCAGCCGGTCCACCAGCACCCGGACACTGCCGCGCACCAGGTACTCCAGCCGGTCCACCGCGCGCCCGTCGACCGAGTCCAGCTCGGCCACGATCTCGAACAGCCCGTCCAGCGCCCGGTTCACCGCCAGCCGCAACAACTCCTGCTTGCTCGGCACGTGGTGGTAGATGGCGGACTTGGTGATGCCGAGCTTGCGCGACAGGTCCTCCATGCTGGTGCCGTCGTAGCCGCGCTCGTTGAACAGCTTGACCGCGACCGCGAGCAGGGACTCCAGGTCGTAGCCCGGCCTGCCACGCCGGGCGGGCCGGGCCGGAGGTGCGGTCGTCATGACCCCAGTATCCCAAGCGGTCTCAGGCCGGCGGGCGCTGGTCGATCACGCGGCGCAGCTTGCCCATCGACCGTTCCAGTGTGTCCGGGTCGAGCACCTCCACGCCGACGCTGATCCCCACGCCGTCTTTGACCCGTGCCGCGATCTCCGCGGCGGCGCCGGAACGGCGGTCGGCCGGGGTGTCGTGCCGGGCCTCGACCAGCACCGTCAGGTGGTCCATCCGGTCCTTTTTGGTCAGCTTCAGCTGGAAGTGCGGCGCCAGGCCCTCGGTCGCCAGCACGATCTCCTCGATCTGCGTCGGGAACACGTTGACCCCGCGCAGGATGATCATGTCGTCGCTGCGGCCGGTGACCTTGTCCATGCGCCGGAACGCCGGCCGCGCGGTGCCGGGGCGCAGCGCGGTCAGGTCCCGTGTGCGGTAGCGGATGACCGGCATGGCCTGCTTGGTGAGCGAGGTGAACAGCAGCTCACCCGTCTCGCCCTCGGCCAGCACGTTCCCCTCGACCGGGTCCACCACCTCGGGGTAGAAGTGGTCCTCCCAGATGTGCAGGCCGTCCTTGGTTTCCACACACTCCTGCGCGACACCCGGCCCCATCACCTCGGACAGGCCGTAGATGTCGACGGCGTGCAGGTCCATCCGCTGCTCGATCTCCCGCCGCATCTGCTCGGTCCACGGCTCGGCGCCGAAGATGCCCACCCGCAGCGAGGACTTCG
The window above is part of the Amycolatopsis thermoflava N1165 genome. Proteins encoded here:
- a CDS encoding TetR/AcrR family transcriptional regulator; the protein is MTTAPPARPARRGRPGYDLESLLAVAVKLFNERGYDGTSMEDLSRKLGITKSAIYHHVPSKQELLRLAVNRALDGLFEIVAELDSVDGRAVDRLEYLVRGSVRVLVDRLPFVTLLLRVRGNTKVERDALARRREFDHIVSELVTKAVDEGDLRPDIDPPTAARLLFGMVNSLIEWYRPRGGQSGDELAETVAAVAFDGLRVRSA
- the paaK gene encoding phenylacetate--CoA ligase PaaK: MTTMHSDVPQAKRLGTAPAPDDLTAAERMSVDELRATQLERLQWTLRHAYENVPFYRRKFDEAGVHPDDCRELSDLAKFPCTTKHDLRDNYPFGMFAVPQEQVRRIHASSGTTGKPTVVGYTEADIDTWATVMARSIYAAGGRPGHKVHVAYGYGLFTGGLGAHYGVEKLGCTAIPASGGMTARQVQIITDFRPEVIMVTPSYMLTLLDEFERQGLDPAKSSLRVGIFGAEPWTEQMRREIEQRMDLHAVDIYGLSEVMGPGVAQECVETKDGLHIWEDHFYPEVVDPVEGNVLAEGETGELLFTSLTKQAMPVIRYRTRDLTALRPGTARPAFRRMDKVTGRSDDMIILRGVNVFPTQIEEIVLATEGLAPHFQLKLTKKDRMDHLTVLVEARHDTPADRRSGAAAEIAARVKDGVGISVGVEVLDPDTLERSMGKLRRVIDQRPPA
- a CDS encoding MFS transporter, encoding MPEIRNLRLIMVVLAFSCGATVANLYYAQPLLTEIATAFGVSQGSAALVVTLTQLGYAAGLALLMPLGDLVENRALASRTLVFTALALVVAAVAPVFGVFLAASVLIGVTSVVAQILIPFAAHLAPEEQRGRFVGTVMTGLLLGILLARTLSSLVAGAFGWRTIYFVSAVLMLVVAVAARRMLPHRRPTHDEGYARLMGSILTLAREEPALRRRAVCQALMFGAFSAFWTSVAFELVGRHGLTQTEVGVFALVGAAGAAAAPLAGRLGDRGHGGIGSGIALALAAVAMVVAWLGAGSVVVLALAGVVLDLAVQGHQVLSQREIYGLRADARARINTVFMTTIFVGGAVASAVAGSFYDAFGWAGPTLFGAALPLIGLAIWATATTRQATQEKLGGHPVA